A window of the Lactuca sativa cultivar Salinas chromosome 5, Lsat_Salinas_v11, whole genome shotgun sequence genome harbors these coding sequences:
- the LOC111888515 gene encoding probable xyloglucan endotransglucosylase/hydrolase protein 26: MAGSQALVMAVLVMGIAFHSTLIDATIAKSMYFNWGAHHSSILGNGDDLRLVLDQTSGSGIQSKRAFLFGSIEMLIKLVPGNSAGTVTAYYLSSTGAKHDEIDFEFLGNSTGEPYTVHTNIYTQGQGNKEQQFKLWFDPTSGYHNYTIHWNPTQVVWYVDSMPIRVFRNYESEGIAYPNQQGMRVYSSLWNADNWATRGGLVKIDWTSAPFVASYRRFRARACKWNGPVSISLCAIPTPGNWWMSPVYKQLSNGQQAQLKWVRDNYMIYNYCTDFKRFKGQIPPECSKPQF; this comes from the exons ATGGCAGGTTCTCAAGCTTTGGTGATGGCTGTTTTGGTGATGGGAATAGCATTCCATTCCACCCTGATTGATGCAACTATTGCCAAAAGCATGTATTTCAATTGGGGTGCTCACCATTCTTCAATTCTAGGCAATGGTGATGACCTCCGACTTGTTTTGGACCAAACATCAG GATCAGGCATCCAATCAAAGAGGGCGTTCCTGTTTGGAAGCATTGAGATGCTAATCAAGTTGGTGCCAGGCAACTCTGCTGGAACCGTGACAGCATATTAT TTGTCTTCTACGGGTGCTAAACATGATGAAATCGACTTTGAGTTCTTGGGTAACTCAACAGGAGAACCATACACAGTCCACACAAACATCTACACTCAAGGTCAAGGCAACAAAGAGCAACAGTTCAAATTATGGTTTGACCCAACTTCCGGATATCACAACTACACCATTCACTGGAATCCTACACAAGTAGT ATGGTATGTTGATAGCATGCCTATTCGGGTGTTCAGAAACTATGAGAGTGAAGGGATTGCATACCCAAATCAACAAGGGATGAGAGTTTACTCCAGTTTATGGAACGCTGATAATTGGGCGACTAGAGGTGGACTGGTCAAGATTGACTGGACTTCAGCACCTTTTGTGGCTAGTTATCGTAGGTTTAGAGCAAGAGCTTGTAAGTGGAATGGACCTGTTAGTATTAGTCTGTGTGCTATTCCCACCCCCGGAAACTGGTGGATGTCTCCTGTCTACAAGCAATTGAGCAATGGTCAACAGGCTCAACTCAAATGGGTGAGAGACAACTACATGATCTATAACTATTGCACTGATTTTAAACGGTTTAAAGGTCAGATCCCCCCTGAATGCTCTAAGCCACAATTCTAA